The genomic segment TATTGAAGAAACGTTCGGAATTAATTTAAGTACGCTGGATGTTTTGGAATTTTCAACTTACGAGAAAGGCAAAACGATTCTGGCGAAATACGGTGTAGAGATTTAAGTGTCTGCCGTAGCGATTTCGGTGTGGACGGAGCCTCTGGCCGAAAGCAACTGCTATATTATATACGAACATAAAGAAAGACACGGGAACGAGGTTGCTCCCTGCGTGGTGATTGATCCGAACGATCCTTCGGGGCCGCTTTCGGTGTTGGAGCAAAAAGGCTTGCGGCCTGAATGGATACTTTTAACGCATGAGCACTGCGACCATACGGCCGGTTTGGAGCCGATGAGGGAGCGCTTTCCTGATGCACAGGTGATGGCGAGTGAGCAGTGCAATATCGGGATGCAGAATGCGCGGCTTAATATGTCGCGGATGATGGAAGTGTATCTCACTTTTTTCGGCAAGTCGGGCGTGTCTTATACCCCGTTTGTGTGCCGCCCTGCGGATAAAACATATAACGAAGCCTGTATGTTGGGCTGGCGCGGGCATACGTTCCGCTTTGTGCCGTTGCCCGGGCATACCGCAGGCAGTGTCGGTATTTTTCTTGATGACGATATTTTTTTTTCGGGCGATTATTTGTTGCCGGGCAGGGAAGTGATTTTGCGGCTTCCCGGCGGCAGTGAAAAAGACTATCACGAAATCACAGAACCTTTCTTAGCAACATTACCTGTCGGTATTCATATTTATCCCGGCCACGGCAAGGATTATAACTATCATGACCATAGATAAATTTATACAGCTGAAACCGTATTCATTGACGCATCAAGAAAAAGCGGCGGCGTACACCGAACTGCTGACGAAACGGACGGCGTTTCACCGTAGCCATTGCGAGCCGTATGGACGGCTGTTAAAGGCCTTAGGAATTCCGGAGAACGCTGTTTTTTCTACGGAGACGGCGCCGATGCTGCCGGTATCGGTTTTTAAGGAGCTTCCACTCAAGAGTGTTCCCGAAGAAGCGATTTTTAAAACGCTCACCTCATCGGGAACGACCGGTCAGCGTGTTTCGCAGATTTATTTGGATGCGGAAACGGCGGCGAATCAGCAGCAGGTGCTGTACCGGATTATTGCCGATTTTGCCGGTGAAAATAGAATTCCCTATTTGGTATTCGATACGAAAAAAACGCTGCGGGACAGGAAGATGTTTTCGGCACGGGGAGCCGGTATCTTGGGCTTCTCTTTGCTGGCTTCCCGTACCTGTTACGCGCTTGATGAAAATATGGAGCTGGATATTCCGGCTGTTCAAAACTTTCTTGCCGAACATGCGAATGAGCCGGTGCTCGCCTTCGGTTTTACCTTTATCATCTATAAACACGTAATCCGTGTTCTTGAAGAAAAAAAAATACGCTTCGATATTCCGAATGGGATACTGATACACGGCGGCGGCTGGAAGAACCTCATTAACGAGGCTGTTTCTCCGGAAGAGTTTAAAGCGCGAATAACCGCTGCGACCGGCATTGCGCGTATCAGCAACTATTACGGTATGGCGGAACAGACCGGTTGTATTTATATGGAATGCCCTGAGGGGCATTTGCACGCAAGCATTTGGTCTGACGTGCTTTTTAGGCGAGCAAAGGATTTCAGCGTGTGCGGTGTCGGGGAGCAGGGGATTGTGCAGGTGCTGTCGCCGCTGCCCGGATCGTTCCCGGGACATTCACTGTTGACTGAGGATACCGGTGTGCTGTTGGGAGAGGATGACTGTCCCTGCGGGCGGCTCGGTAAGTATTTTTCCATTACCGGACGTATCCCGCGCGCGGAAATAAGGGGATGCAGCGACACGTATGAAGGATGATGCCCATGCAAACGAAAACCGATGAAGTTATCATATCGCCGCAAAGCGCCGTAATAAGCAGGCAAATTACTGATCCAAGCAGTGATAAAAAAGCCGCCGTAACATTGTTGGCAGGTGTTTTGCAGCCGGAAAGAGAACCATATCCCGTGTTTTCACCTGAGGCAATGGAGTTCCTTGCTGCGGTATCGGCTGAAATCGGCGCATCGGAACTGCATTCCATACCGGAGATTGCTGCATTCGGCTTCTGGTGCCGCAGGGCGCATCTTGAAGCCTTGGCTAAACGCCATGCTTCGCCTTTTCCGCGTCTCGGTCGGGGGCTGGCATTCCACATTGCGCCTTCAAACGTACCGACGATGTTTGCCTATTCATATACAATCGGGCTGCTTGCAGGGAACGCAAACATCGTACGGCTGTCGGAACGGGGCGGCGAAATCGCTACAATGCTCTGCGCCTGCATCGGCCGAGTGCTGGATCGCCCTGAGTTTGAACCAATAAAACGGCGGACATCGTTTATCAGCTATGGCAGGGATGACGCTGTAACCGCTGCGTATATGGCAGAGTGCGATGCGCGGGTAGTGTGGGGCGGGGACGAAACAATACGCCGCATACGTGCACTGCCGCTTCCGCCTCATGCAGTTGAACTGGTATTCCCCGACCGCTGGTCGTTTGCGCTGTTCAGTCAAGCGGCGTTTTCCCAAGCGGATGAAGAAACGCTCGCCGCATGGGTGCACCGGTTTTACAACGATACGTATTTGATGGATCAAAATGCCTGTTCCGCCCCGCACCTTGTCGTGTGGGAAAACGATGGCGGTAACCCCGAAGTCCGCTTCCGCTGGTGGGAAAAAGTTGCGGCGGAGGCTCAAGCGGCGTACCGGTTCGGCGCTTATCAAGCGGCGCGGAAATACGAGCAGTTGTGCCTTTCTGCGATGACCTTGCCGGCGGATGTTTCTGTCAAACAGTATGCGGGTAACCTTTTATATGTCGCAAGTCTTACAGCGCTGCCCGCCAATGCGGTGGAGACGCTGCGCGGAACATTCGGCTTTTTCTTTGAAACCGAAATCCGCAATAAAGAGGAACTACTGCCGCTGCTTTCGTTCAAGGTGCAGACGCTCTGCGCGGAAGGCTATCGGCGGGAAGAACTTGCGCACTTTTTTGCGCAGCGACGTTCGGCAGGTATTGACCGAATCGTCGCGTTGGGGCAGGCGATGGAGATGGACACTATTTGGGACGGTAAAGATTTAATCGCGGAATTATCGCGCCTCATCGTTTGAGCCGGAGCTGTCGTCTTGTTCAGTCTCTTGGAACATATCGACCATTGCGGTTAAATATTCCTGTGCAAATTCCATACTGCGTTCATCGGCAAGCTCTTCGTTTGCGCTGCGCAGCTTTTGCAAAAGACTGAAAACGATATATGTCATCATTACTAATCCCGCCTTGGGATAAGCGTTAATATATTTTTTGAACTGACTGCGGGAAAGGATTAGTACGACGGTATCTTCGGCAGCGCGTACCGTTGCGGTACTGAGTTCATCCTCCAGAAGCGCCGATTCACCAACCGAAGCGTGATCTTTTAGCGTTGCAACGTGTACCTGCTTATTCCATTTTCCCTGCTTTATCACGTCAAGAGAGCCGCTCATTAAAATATACAAATCGGCGTTTATAGTACCTTCCGCAATCAGCACCTCACCTTCGTCAAATGCGCAAAGTTGGGAAAACTGTGCAAGTGCCTCAAGTTCTTCCTCGTCGATGCAGGATAAAAAAGATACGGCTGATAATTCATTCCGCAACAGCGGTAACGGGATTTCTACAATATTCATCTTCTCTACTCCATAGGGTAATTACATCAGACACTTTTGAAAATATACGGCGCATCTACTGCGTCGCACTGTCAAAAGCGTACTTCCGTGTACGCTTTTGACGGCGAGTTTCGGTCAGAGCCGAAACATCGCTTCTGTTTAAGCTAGCGGCATCCGTGCCGCTTCTGAAAATCATCAACGTATCAGAGCGGACAGGATGTCCGTGGTTCCGCGCAGCAGCGATGTTTTTGCATTGCAAAAACTCGCCATCAACAAATGTATACGGATGTACATTTGTTGATGAGGTATCTACACCATCTATTTTCAAAAGGCTTACACTGCAGAACCGCCACGGATGGCGGTGGTTCCATGCAGCAGCGATGTTTTGTGCACGCACAAAACTCGCCTTCAACTGTTGTACATGGATGTACAACAGTTGAAGATGGTTCAAATGGTCTCACAGCCTATTTATTCTGCGATTCTTATTTATTCGTCTGGATCGATTACCCTTCTCATTTAAAATAAACTGCACAAAATTTTATTCAAAATTTTGTGCAGAAGGAAGGCAACCGCTTTAATTATTTTCGGTGCGGTTGCCCTGTTACCCACCTCTTATGTACACGCCTTTTAGCGGTATGATTCGAAAAAGCTTTCTAGGGAAAAGCCGTTGATGACGGTGTTTTTGCCGTAGTGGTGCAGGATGTTGGCTCTGCCTTCTTCCAGCTGTTCCGACCGGATGCCGAAGTTGATGGAACTGTCGGCTTCCACGAAGGCTGCGATGTGATCTGCTGCACGGATCAGTTTACCGTCAATCCCGCAGAACTCAGGCGCCGCGTATGTTGTATTCAATTCTTCGCTTGTTACGCAGCGGATTTCTCCGTTCAATGTAATGCGGTTTTCAAATTCATTCTGAATAAAGTACAGCACCTCTTCGCGGTAAAAGTCGTCCATCAGCGGGAGCAATTCCTTTGCAACGATTTCATCTTCAATATGCTTAACCACTTCGGGCAGACGATCGGTTGCTTGCTTTACCGGAGAAATAATATCGCGGGTAACCGCTTCCGGTAAGTCGTGGAACAACGCTGCAAAAAAGTTAATCGAAAGCCGATGCGGCGCCAGCTTGAGTGTACGGCTCATTAAGAAAACCAGTGCGGCAACAAAGTACGAATGTCCGAGTACCGTCGTTGCCGGTACCCGCGGCGTTTGATTCCAACGGGTTTGAAACCGCAGTTTTTCAATTTCGGTAATAAAATAGTATGGCTGTTGCCGCGTTGTCAAAAGCTGTACGCCCTTTAAGTCCATAAAATCAGCGATATCAGTCTCCAAGCATTTGTCGATTTCAGTCAACCGGAAGGGTTCGTTTACCATGCGGATCATATCGACTTCACGCATTGCCGAATATTTATGTGCAGCGCGCAGTACCCGAAAACTTATATCCGTAGGATCAACCGGATCAAAGAGATAGGCTGCAAATTCATCAAGAAAAAGCGGATCGGTGATAATTGTCTTGTATTTATCGAGTACCCAGCAGTTGAGCTTTTTGTATTCTTCGGGATATTCCGAGCGGATAATGCGCTGTACCGGCGACTTCATATCACAGAGTGCAATTCGGCGGAGCAGTTCAAAGAACGAATGATTAATGATGGTAAGCCAATTGACCGTCCGTCCATTCTTTTCTTCATATTTACCGATGATAAAACTGAGGAACATTTTTTCTGCCGTCTTATCCATCTCGACAATATCAAAGGGGCGGACTAAATCATTCCACCGCTGAATGGAAAACGCTTCAAAAAGTTTACATACGATTTCTTTGTTAAACATTTTATTTCTCTTTTGCCTGTGTTATACTTTCTTTCGCTTCTGTAAATCTTTTTCCATCTTCTCGGACCATATACCGATTTGCCGTTTTACTTCTTCCGCCGCGCTTCGCTCATTCAGCAAAATATGCATACGCCGCGCTGCCAGGGATTCCGCATTATAAATAAAAACACATGAAATCTATGTTCTAAACCATAGAAAAGTCTTTACACTTGAAGGTATGAAGCCTTTTTTACGATTAAAAACTTGGTTTTTTGTTACGTATAGCAGTGGTTTCACTGAATTTTATCTACAAAAGCTTATAATGCGGAATCCCTGGCCGCGCTGCCTCTAAATATTGAATGGCAAGCCTGAAATCTTCTATACTAGAAGTTGCTGTTTCGTAGCGCGCACGGTATTGATCGGCTGCTTGCAGTAACAGCTTTTTTACCAGTTTAAGATGGAACATCGTGCTTTCATAGTCCGGTGAACGTGGATCAAAGCCTGTTTCTGCAGTATCCTTTAAATCAAGGATATTTTTAGCAACCGTTGCGTACCGTCCTTGAATTTCTACAAACGACCACTTCCATTTCGTATTATCGCTATATGCGCGGATCACAAGGTCTATCACTAGCCCTAATTTCCGAATTAAATAAAATCGTTGTTTTTGCGGTACGTGTTCGATCTTACGTACTTTCTCTTCATAGTCGGAAAAAGGGGCGTCGATAAAGTTTGAAACAATTTCTTCAAGATTGATAATAACCTTATATACCGCTTTTCGTGCTTCATTGAGTAGTGTTTCATTTTTCCGATTTAAAAAAGAGACTGCTATTTGGTATTGGGCCAAATAGAGCGTCACCATGTATATCAGTTCATCAACGAGCATGATTTTTTTATACATGCCGCCTTCAGGATCTTTTGCGATAAGCTCTGCCATCGCTTTTTCCTGCTTGAGTATTTGATTGATTTCCTCCTGATAGTAACGGAGCTGTTCTTCGTATATGTTTGTACCTTGTTGTGGATTATCCATATCATATTATCCTATGCGTCTTCGATAATAACTCTTTTGCGTGAATACGTGAAGCGGCGCTCACCTCATCGCCTGCAAGCATCCGTGCAATTTCTTCAATACGAGTTTCTCCGTTTATTGTTTTGGCAGATGTGCGGCTTGTATGTTCGGATTGTATCTTCAGTATCTTAATATGAGTATCGGCAGCAGCGGCAATAACTGCAAGGTGCGTAATACAGAGTATTTGCTTATTACCGGCCAATTCTTTCAGGTGTTCCGCAACGGTGCGGGCAACCTCACCGCCGATACCTGTATCTATTTCGTCGAATACAAGGGTATCCGCTTCGTCGGCGGCAGTCAGGACGGTTTTGAGCGCCAGCATAACTCGCGAAAGTTCGCCTCCCGACGCTATTTTGTTGAGTGGTTTGACCGGTTCTCCCGGATTAGTGCTGATTAAAAATTCCACCGAATCAAACCCGTAGAGACCGGCAGTCTGCTTGTTTCCGTTCGGTTCGGCTGCCGTAACCTGCACGGTAAATACCACCTTGGGCATGCCGAGGCGGGTGAGGGTAGTTTGAATTTTCTGTTGAAGCTCCGCTGCGGCAGCTTTCCGCTTTTGAGAAAGGGCGGTACCGGCTGCAAACAGTTTTGCTTCAAGCGCGGGGACTTCTTTTTCCAGAGCGGTTTTATCCTGCTCGCTTTCGCCGAGGGAATCCAGCTCTGATTGTGCGGCCTCCCGATAGGCGAGGACATCCTTGATGGTTGCGCCGTATTTTTTCTTGAGCTTATTGATAAGGGAAATTCGCTCCTGCACCTGTTCCAGCCGGTCGGGATCAAATACCAGTTTTGAAAGATAGGAGCTGAAAAATTCACCGATATCCTGCATTTCGTAGTAGGCATTTTCTATCCGCTCGGCATATTCCTGAACGGCGGGATCGATAGCCGCAACGCTGTCGGAGATATGCTGTAGTTTTTTGAGCTGCGGCACAATGCCCTGTTCCTGCGTACAGAGGGTTTGCAGCGTCTCGACCTGCTCGTACAGTTTTTCGTACTGGCAGAGCTTTGTTTCTTCCGCCTCAAGCGCCTCGTCTTCGTCCGGCTGTAAGCGGGCGTTGTCGATTTCTTCGATGACGAATGCGAGATAGTCTACCCGTTCGGTACGCTCTTTTTCGGAATGGCCTATCGTTTCCAGTTTTGCTTTTATTTCGGCGAGGCGGGTATAAAGGAGGCTGAATGCCCGTACCTCATCAAGGATGCCTGCGTAGGAATCTAAAAAACGGCGGTGTTCCGCTGTTTTAAAAAGAGATTGATGGTCATGCTGACCGTGGATATCAACTAAAAAGGAGGTGAATGCTTCAAGCTCGGCGCGAGAAACTTGCGTGTCTTGAATCCAAATACCGCCGCGACCGTTTTCTTTCAGTGTGCGTCGTAACAATATCCGGTTGTTTTCCGGTTCTATGCCTCGCTCGTCAAGCCATGCGGCGGCTTCTGGATGAGTGTTTGCAAGGTAGAATGTACCGGATACCGCCGCTTCGGCAGCGCCAGTGCGAATAATATCCGCGGTAACCTTTCCTCCGAGCAAAAAGCTGAGCGCTCCGATTAAAATGGATTTACCCGCGCCGGTTTCTCCCGACAGTACATTCAAATGAGCGTTAAAATCGAGAGAAAGCTCATCGATAAGCGCAATATTTTTTACCGAAATGGTTTCGAGCACATCAACCTCCGCGCTGCAGTGTTATTCCTGCAACGGACTTCCCGACCACGCTAATTTTGACCGGAGCGCCGTGTAAAATGCCTCCGGTGAACACCCGATGAGTTTTAATCGGTGGCGCGACATCTTAATCTCAATTTTGTCGCCTTCGCAGAGTGGAAACAACTCCTGTCCGTCTATAGATACAATAACATCTTTTTGGCGATTATGCAAAACCTCAATACGCATCGTACCGGAAGCAGGTAGCACGACCGGCCGGTTTGACAGGGAAAATGCCGAGATGGGTGTAAGAACAAAGGCGGCAACCGTCGGATCCATAATCGGGCCGCCGGAGGCTGCCGAATATGCAGTAGAACCGGTCGGGCTCGACACGATAACGCCGTCCGCCCGATATACGCCGAAAGAGATGCCGTTAAACGAAAGCGCGAGGTTGATCAGCTTTGCAATGCCGCCGCCTGAAACAACAACATCGTTGAGCGCATCGAAGGAGCCGACGCATTCGCCGTTACGATACACGGCGGTGGAAAGCATCAGCCGTTCGTGGTGTTCCGCATTTCCTGCGAGGTATTCTCCAAGCGCTTGTTTCCAGTGTGCCGGTTCAACTCCGGCAATAAAGCCAAATTCACCGAGGTTAATAGGAAATACCGGTATTTTTTTAGGCGCACAGTACCGCGCTGCAAACAGCACCGTACCGTCCCCCCCAAGGCTGACAGCAAAATCATACCGTTTCCGTATCGGCTTGGCAGGAGACAATCCGTCATATTCATAAATGTCAGTTTGAATCCCGTTTTCTTGCAAAAACTCCGGCAGCTCCTTGGATATCTCCGCTGCGTGCGGTTTGTAGGTTGTTAAGATGATAATGGCGTTCTTTTGCATACGTATCCGTTACGGCAGTGTCCCCAATACTTTTGCAATTTTTGCCGCATTATTGATGCCAAGCCGAGGATAGAGCGGAAAGAGCACAGTTCGCAGTAAAAGCGACGCCGCATTGATGCTTTTATTTTCTTCTTTTAAAAAGTCCGCAATGGAATTGGTAAAGGCGAGCTCTATTTCGATATCTTTACGGTTAACGTACTGTTTTACATCTTTAAAGCCGCTTTCCAGTATCACCGGAAAGGAATAAACAGGATTTTTTACCCTTTCGGAGAATACGAGCGGCTTATGCCTTGTCTGTAAAAGCGCACGGAGATACAACTCCCGCATTTCGTCACGAAGCAGGAGATTTTTTTCCATATTTTTAAGCTGCACAAAGGCGAGGGATGCATTGATATCCGGCAAAAAATCGGTTATCGGAATAGTTTCCGCCATATTTTTTAGTACGGAGGCATTACGCCGTTCTACGGCAATCAAGATACCGCCGCCGCCGCCCGTTAAAATATCCCTCTCTTCAAGTCCCAGTATTGCAAACGAACCGAACGTTCCAACCCGTTTTTCTCCGTACAGGGCGCCGGCGCTTTGGGAAATATCTTCGATAATCGGAATTGAAAGAGCGGCAAACGCATCCATATCGGGTACATTGCCGAGTGTTTCGTGTAGTACCAGCACTCTGCCGCCTTGCTTAATCCCTTCCTCAACCGCTTCGAGCGTAACCAAGCCGGTTAACGGATCAACATCCAAAACAATCGGTGTCAATCCATTGCGCACTACTTCAGTATACTGCCACGAAGGGGCGAGCGCCGATAATAATATCCCCGCTTTTTCAGGGAGGTCGAACATCTTCAGCGCATAGACCAAGGCCATCGCCGGACTGCGTAGCGCAATAGCACCTTCGGCTCCGTAGAGTTCGCGTACCAATTTAATGAGTTTTTGATTCATCTCGCCCGGGCCGATTTTTTCTTCAACCATGCAGGTGAGTACGGCATCCATTTCCGAGCGGCGGATGGTAGAGCTATAAACAGGTATCGACATGCTAGAAAGAAGTGAGTTTCTGTAATTCTTTCGGATTAAACAATCTACGGATATCCAAAAGGATGAGATACCCTGAGTCTTGGCGGATAACCCCGTTGATATATTCGGTGCCGATACCGGTAATCATCTGAGGCGGCGGCTGAACATCCTCTTGCCGTACCATAACAACACGTGCGATGCGGTCAATTACAATACCGATTTTATATTTTCCGATTTTGAGGATGATAAATCCTCCCAAATATTCATCGTCACCGTCCAAATCCGCTTTTTTGAGATGGAACCGCTTATGCAAACTGATAATCGGTATAATTTCATTTCGCAAATGGAAAAAACCTTCGACGTAATACGGTGCATTCGGAATCTGCCGAACATCTTGAATCTTTACAATCTCTTTTACATCCATTATATCGACACCGTAAAGCTCTTCGCCGAGCTGAAAGGTAACCAGTTGAAACTGCGCGTCAGTAATCGCCATATCTATCCTCCGCTAAAATTGATAACGCCGAACGTACTTCAAAGATACTATAATTTATAACTTTCTTCAAGCATGCTGTCATCTCAGGATAAACGCACTATAGGCGTATACTGTGTTTTTTTGTATACTATCAGTTACTATGAAATGGGCACTTGTGTTATCAGGAGGCGGAGCCGCAGGGCTTGCTTATATCGGCTTTTTTAAGGCACTTGAAGAATTGAATCTCCCCAAGCCGGACTGTATTGTCGGCTGTTCGATGGGGTCGATTATCGGTGGTTTATACGCAAGCGGAAAATCGGTACGGGAAATGGAAGCCGTTTTTGAAGAATCCTTCGATATTAACCGATATGTCGGCGGCAGCGGTGTGCATATCCCGCTTTTAAAACATGCACTTAACCAGATTATTCACTATGGTACGTTGATTACCCGTATGCTTTCCGGAACGGGGGCTGATTCAGGAGAAAAAGCGCACAAATTTTTTATGGAACTTTCCGGCTGCAAATCTTTTGATGACTGTACCATTCCTTTTTTTTGCAATGCCTTTGACCTTTGTAGCGGAAAAGAAGTTGTCTTCAATTCAGGACTGTTAGCGGATGCAATGAGGGCAAGCTCTTCTTATCCCGGACTTTTTACTCCTGTTAAACGGCAGAATGAAATGCTGATAGATGCTTGTGTGATGGACAATACTCCTGTTTGGATTGCCCGCGAGCAGGGGTATAAAAATATTCTTGCGCTTACCTTTGGCGCCTTTGAACCGGTTGCCGCCTCAGAATTGGACACTTCGGTTGCGGTACTGATGAGGACACTTGCCTGTACTACTGCTCATATTGCGTTGCAGCCGAATGAGTACCCTACTGCGTTTATCAATTTGACAAGTACTCGGTCTTCCCGTGATTTTTCAGACCCTAAAAAACAGATTGCGTTTGGGTATCAAAAAACAATGGATAACAAAGATTTGCTGCAAGCTTTTTTCGCAGAGGGTATTAACGGTAAGATACAACGGGCGCTTTTAACTCGAAAAACAAAA from the Treponema medium genome contains:
- a CDS encoding MBL fold metallo-hydrolase, with the protein product MSAVAISVWTEPLAESNCYIIYEHKERHGNEVAPCVVIDPNDPSGPLSVLEQKGLRPEWILLTHEHCDHTAGLEPMRERFPDAQVMASEQCNIGMQNARLNMSRMMEVYLTFFGKSGVSYTPFVCRPADKTYNEACMLGWRGHTFRFVPLPGHTAGSVGIFLDDDIFFSGDYLLPGREVILRLPGGSEKDYHEITEPFLATLPVGIHIYPGHGKDYNYHDHR
- a CDS encoding acyl-CoA reductase: MQTKTDEVIISPQSAVISRQITDPSSDKKAAVTLLAGVLQPEREPYPVFSPEAMEFLAAVSAEIGASELHSIPEIAAFGFWCRRAHLEALAKRHASPFPRLGRGLAFHIAPSNVPTMFAYSYTIGLLAGNANIVRLSERGGEIATMLCACIGRVLDRPEFEPIKRRTSFISYGRDDAVTAAYMAECDARVVWGGDETIRRIRALPLPPHAVELVFPDRWSFALFSQAAFSQADEETLAAWVHRFYNDTYLMDQNACSAPHLVVWENDGGNPEVRFRWWEKVAAEAQAAYRFGAYQAARKYEQLCLSAMTLPADVSVKQYAGNLLYVASLTALPANAVETLRGTFGFFFETEIRNKEELLPLLSFKVQTLCAEGYRREELAHFFAQRRSAGIDRIVALGQAMEMDTIWDGKDLIAELSRLIV
- a CDS encoding cyclic nucleotide-binding domain-containing protein, whose amino-acid sequence is MNIVEIPLPLLRNELSAVSFLSCIDEEELEALAQFSQLCAFDEGEVLIAEGTINADLYILMSGSLDVIKQGKWNKQVHVATLKDHASVGESALLEDELSTATVRAAEDTVVLILSRSQFKKYINAYPKAGLVMMTYIVFSLLQKLRSANEELADERSMEFAQEYLTAMVDMFQETEQDDSSGSNDEAR
- a CDS encoding HD domain-containing protein, translating into MFNKEIVCKLFEAFSIQRWNDLVRPFDIVEMDKTAEKMFLSFIIGKYEEKNGRTVNWLTIINHSFFELLRRIALCDMKSPVQRIIRSEYPEEYKKLNCWVLDKYKTIITDPLFLDEFAAYLFDPVDPTDISFRVLRAAHKYSAMREVDMIRMVNEPFRLTEIDKCLETDIADFMDLKGVQLLTTRQQPYYFITEIEKLRFQTRWNQTPRVPATTVLGHSYFVAALVFLMSRTLKLAPHRLSINFFAALFHDLPEAVTRDIISPVKQATDRLPEVVKHIEDEIVAKELLPLMDDFYREEVLYFIQNEFENRITLNGEIRCVTSEELNTTYAAPEFCGIDGKLIRAADHIAAFVEADSSINFGIRSEQLEEGRANILHHYGKNTVINGFSLESFFESYR
- the recN gene encoding DNA repair protein RecN — translated: MLETISVKNIALIDELSLDFNAHLNVLSGETGAGKSILIGALSFLLGGKVTADIIRTGAAEAAVSGTFYLANTHPEAAAWLDERGIEPENNRILLRRTLKENGRGGIWIQDTQVSRAELEAFTSFLVDIHGQHDHQSLFKTAEHRRFLDSYAGILDEVRAFSLLYTRLAEIKAKLETIGHSEKERTERVDYLAFVIEEIDNARLQPDEDEALEAEETKLCQYEKLYEQVETLQTLCTQEQGIVPQLKKLQHISDSVAAIDPAVQEYAERIENAYYEMQDIGEFFSSYLSKLVFDPDRLEQVQERISLINKLKKKYGATIKDVLAYREAAQSELDSLGESEQDKTALEKEVPALEAKLFAAGTALSQKRKAAAAELQQKIQTTLTRLGMPKVVFTVQVTAAEPNGNKQTAGLYGFDSVEFLISTNPGEPVKPLNKIASGGELSRVMLALKTVLTAADEADTLVFDEIDTGIGGEVARTVAEHLKELAGNKQILCITHLAVIAAAADTHIKILKIQSEHTSRTSAKTINGETRIEEIARMLAGDEVSAASRIHAKELLSKTHRII
- a CDS encoding NAD(+)/NADH kinase: MQKNAIIILTTYKPHAAEISKELPEFLQENGIQTDIYEYDGLSPAKPIRKRYDFAVSLGGDGTVLFAARYCAPKKIPVFPINLGEFGFIAGVEPAHWKQALGEYLAGNAEHHERLMLSTAVYRNGECVGSFDALNDVVVSGGGIAKLINLALSFNGISFGVYRADGVIVSSPTGSTAYSAASGGPIMDPTVAAFVLTPISAFSLSNRPVVLPASGTMRIEVLHNRQKDVIVSIDGQELFPLCEGDKIEIKMSRHRLKLIGCSPEAFYTALRSKLAWSGSPLQE
- a CDS encoding DegT/DnrJ/EryC1/StrS family aminotransferase, with product MSIPVYSSTIRRSEMDAVLTCMVEEKIGPGEMNQKLIKLVRELYGAEGAIALRSPAMALVYALKMFDLPEKAGILLSALAPSWQYTEVVRNGLTPIVLDVDPLTGLVTLEAVEEGIKQGGRVLVLHETLGNVPDMDAFAALSIPIIEDISQSAGALYGEKRVGTFGSFAILGLEERDILTGGGGGILIAVERRNASVLKNMAETIPITDFLPDINASLAFVQLKNMEKNLLLRDEMRELYLRALLQTRHKPLVFSERVKNPVYSFPVILESGFKDVKQYVNRKDIEIELAFTNSIADFLKEENKSINAASLLLRTVLFPLYPRLGINNAAKIAKVLGTLP
- a CDS encoding chemotaxis protein CheW; translated protein: MAITDAQFQLVTFQLGEELYGVDIMDVKEIVKIQDVRQIPNAPYYVEGFFHLRNEIIPIISLHKRFHLKKADLDGDDEYLGGFIILKIGKYKIGIVIDRIARVVMVRQEDVQPPPQMITGIGTEYINGVIRQDSGYLILLDIRRLFNPKELQKLTSF
- a CDS encoding patatin-like phospholipase family protein, whose translation is MKWALVLSGGGAAGLAYIGFFKALEELNLPKPDCIVGCSMGSIIGGLYASGKSVREMEAVFEESFDINRYVGGSGVHIPLLKHALNQIIHYGTLITRMLSGTGADSGEKAHKFFMELSGCKSFDDCTIPFFCNAFDLCSGKEVVFNSGLLADAMRASSSYPGLFTPVKRQNEMLIDACVMDNTPVWIAREQGYKNILALTFGAFEPVAASELDTSVAVLMRTLACTTAHIALQPNEYPTAFINLTSTRSSRDFSDPKKQIAFGYQKTMDNKDLLQAFFAEGINGKIQRALLTRKTKKEYSV